In Streptomyces sp. NBC_00878, a single window of DNA contains:
- the bldG gene encoding anti-sigma factor antagonist BldG, whose protein sequence is MDLSLSTRTVGDRTVVEVGGEIDVYTAPKLREQLVELVNDGSFHLVVDMEGVDFLDSTGLGVLVGGLKRVRAHEGSLRLVCNQERILKIFRITGLTKVFPIHTSVEEAVAATD, encoded by the coding sequence GTGGACCTGTCCCTGTCGACCCGTACCGTCGGCGATCGTACGGTCGTCGAGGTCGGTGGCGAAATCGATGTATATACCGCGCCCAAGCTGCGCGAGCAGTTGGTCGAGCTGGTGAACGACGGCAGTTTCCACCTTGTCGTCGACATGGAGGGAGTCGACTTCCTCGACTCCACCGGGCTCGGCGTTCTGGTCGGCGGCCTCAAGCGGGTGCGTGCCCATGAGGGCTCGCTCCGGCTCGTCTGCAACCAGGAGCGCATTCTGAAGATCTTCCGCATCACCGGCCTCACCAAGGTGTTCCCGATCCACACCTCGGTCGAGGAAGCGGTGGCGGCCACCGACTGA
- a CDS encoding ATP-binding protein gives MATVELRFSALPEHVRTARLVAAAVARRAGVDEAVLDEVRLAVGEACTRAVGLHQSGGISAPVRVSLIEEEKQFSIEVGDEAPHTVPGDKTSGAHGGAEDADVETEEDEMGLAVISGLVDDVEVTAGENGGLIRMSWPTTPPAALVP, from the coding sequence ATGGCCACCGTTGAACTCCGCTTCAGCGCGCTGCCCGAGCACGTCAGGACCGCCCGACTGGTGGCGGCAGCGGTGGCGCGCAGGGCCGGAGTGGACGAGGCCGTTCTCGACGAGGTCAGGCTCGCCGTCGGCGAGGCCTGCACTCGGGCCGTCGGCCTGCACCAGAGCGGCGGAATCTCGGCGCCGGTGCGGGTGTCGCTGATCGAGGAGGAGAAGCAGTTCTCCATCGAGGTCGGCGACGAGGCCCCGCACACGGTTCCCGGCGACAAGACGTCGGGCGCCCATGGCGGAGCCGAAGACGCGGACGTCGAGACCGAGGAGGACGAGATGGGCCTCGCGGTCATCAGCGGCCTCGTCGACGACGTGGAAGTGACCGCCGGTGAGAACGGCGGCCTGATCAGGATGAGCTGGCCCACCACGCCGCCGGCCGCGCTCGTTCCCTGA